The nucleotide sequence AACCTGATTGATCAGATCAATAATAAACCTGATTGATCAGATCTATAATAAACCTGATTGATCGGATGGATGGCGCTCAGCTCACCGACAGAGGGAAGTAGTCCCTGAAGTAGTCCCAGACGCTCCAGCTCCTGACCCAGTGTGACCTTCGACCTCCAGAGGACGGAGTGTCCCAGTCCAACCACAGCCAACCAGCATAGAGGACAGCCAGCATCCACCAATCAGAGAGAGCCAGGAGGACGAAGGCAGCGAGACAGCAC is from Epinephelus moara isolate mb unplaced genomic scaffold, YSFRI_EMoa_1.0 scaffold4186, whole genome shotgun sequence and encodes:
- the LOC126387421 gene encoding 2-acylglycerol O-acyltransferase 1-like, yielding MKVEFAPLNIPLRRRLQTAATLQWVFSFLALAQCCLAAFVLLALSDWWMLAVLYAGWLWLDWDTPSSGGRRSHWVRSWSVWDYFRDYFPLSVS